A genomic region of Trichothermofontia sichuanensis B231 contains the following coding sequences:
- a CDS encoding metallophosphoesterase family protein, with protein sequence MARFLHVADVHLGYDRYDNPQRSRDFFWAFQDALQRYAIEAAVDFVLIAGDLFEHRHIHPATLNQAQLCLEPLREANIPVLAIEGNHDHCPYGTKTSWLRYLADWEYLILLEPDEDAMGDNGLLSPWDPAVHRGGYIDLPCGVRVVGSHWYGAAAPQMIAKLAAALPNLPPGPDYTVMMFHHGLEGQISRYTGALRYEDLLPLKQAGVDYLALGHIHKSYAVEGWIFNPGAVEANSVAESRDQISRGVYLVELNEAGIHATLQQDYHQRPIVRLTYKADKRQSQVELEQAIVEQVTQLARAGATADAIVELRIQGQIGFSRLDWDLRSLREQLLTLSRALILLLKPDMADTAYETYLADTGTGSPPRQVIERQVFQDLLVAQTQYEDQADTLTQGLIDLKERTLAEQSDADLYAFVSTLLAS encoded by the coding sequence ATGGCCCGTTTTCTGCATGTTGCTGATGTGCATCTCGGCTACGATCGCTACGACAACCCCCAACGTAGTCGCGATTTTTTCTGGGCTTTTCAAGACGCGCTGCAACGGTATGCGATCGAAGCGGCAGTCGATTTTGTCCTGATTGCGGGGGATTTATTTGAACATCGCCATATTCATCCGGCAACGCTGAACCAGGCGCAGTTGTGTTTAGAGCCATTGCGGGAGGCGAACATTCCGGTACTGGCGATCGAGGGGAATCATGATCACTGCCCCTACGGCACGAAGACCAGTTGGTTACGGTACCTGGCTGATTGGGAGTATTTAATTCTCTTGGAACCGGACGAAGATGCAATGGGGGATAACGGTCTTCTCAGTCCTTGGGACCCAGCAGTGCATCGGGGGGGCTATATTGACCTGCCCTGTGGGGTGCGGGTGGTGGGGTCCCATTGGTACGGGGCTGCGGCTCCCCAAATGATTGCGAAATTGGCTGCGGCTTTGCCAAACTTGCCCCCCGGTCCAGACTATACAGTGATGATGTTCCATCACGGCTTGGAGGGACAAATCAGTCGCTATACGGGGGCGCTGCGCTATGAGGATCTGCTGCCCCTCAAGCAAGCCGGGGTTGATTATTTAGCCTTAGGTCATATTCATAAGAGTTATGCCGTAGAGGGCTGGATTTTTAATCCGGGCGCGGTGGAAGCCAATAGTGTGGCCGAAAGTCGGGATCAGATTAGCCGGGGCGTCTACCTGGTCGAGTTGAACGAGGCCGGTATCCACGCGACCCTCCAGCAGGATTATCACCAACGCCCGATCGTGCGCCTCACCTATAAAGCCGATAAACGTCAATCTCAAGTGGAGTTAGAGCAGGCGATCGTCGAGCAGGTGACGCAACTGGCACGGGCCGGTGCGACGGCGGACGCGATCGTGGAGCTGCGGATACAGGGGCAAATCGGGTTCAGCCGCCTGGATTGGGATCTGCGGTCACTGCGCGAGCAGTTACTGACCCTGAGTCGCGCTCTGATCTTGTTGTTAAAACCCGATATGGCAGATACCGCCTATGAAACCTATTTAGCCGATACGGGCACGGGTTCGCCGCCCCGTCAGGTGATCGAACGGCAAGTCTTCCAGGATCTCCTGGTTGCCCAAACCCAGTATGAAGATCAGGCTGACACCCTGACCCAGGGGTTAATTGACCTGAAGGAGCGTACCCTCGCCGAACAGTCAGACGCCGATCTCTACGCCTTCGTCAGCACTCTCCTCGCCTCTTAA
- a CDS encoding pentapeptide repeat-containing protein produces the protein MANREHLNLLKQGSQRWNDWRAANPEILPDLVGADLARTDLMGINLSMANLNGVDLSESFLGEANLIGANLIRANLRGANLDKANLFGADFVEACLKGANLIGAKLSGADFTEACLIRTNCIDANLIGAQLIGTELIGADLSGAKLTEADFIGSNLTAADLSGANLKGADLSHANLTKADLIGADLTKADLRNAYLISADFRRSILRGADFRKALLREANFEDALLTEADFRDAIVKGAIFGKAFSLDSNQKEDLVNRGAIIG, from the coding sequence ATGGCAAACCGGGAACATCTCAATCTCCTCAAACAGGGAAGTCAGCGTTGGAATGACTGGCGGGCAGCTAATCCCGAAATTTTGCCAGACTTGGTAGGGGCTGATCTTGCCCGTACCGATCTAATGGGTATTAACCTGAGTATGGCTAACCTCAATGGAGTTGACTTAAGCGAATCGTTTCTCGGTGAGGCCAATTTAATTGGAGCTAACCTAATTCGAGCTAATTTGCGGGGAGCCAATCTGGATAAGGCCAATTTGTTTGGGGCTGATTTTGTGGAAGCCTGTCTCAAGGGGGCTAATCTCATTGGGGCAAAGCTCAGTGGGGCTGACTTTACCGAGGCCTGCCTCATCCGGACAAATTGTATTGACGCGAACTTGATTGGTGCTCAGTTAATTGGGACTGAGTTAATCGGGGCTGACCTCAGTGGGGCCAAGTTAACCGAGGCGGATTTTATCGGGTCTAACCTAACCGCTGCTGATCTGAGTGGCGCAAACCTCAAGGGGGCGGATCTCAGCCATGCCAACCTGACCAAAGCAGATCTCATTGGCGCAGACCTAACCAAGGCTGATCTCCGCAATGCCTACTTGATCAGTGCTGACTTCCGACGATCCATTCTCAGGGGCGCGGATTTTCGTAAAGCGCTGCTGCGGGAGGCTAACTTTGAGGACGCGCTTTTAACTGAAGCCGATTTCCGCGATGCGATCGTCAAGGGAGCCATCTTTGGCAAAGCGTTCAGCCTAGACAGCAACCAGAAGGAAGATCTGGTCAACCGGGGCGCAATTATTGGTTGA
- a CDS encoding SRPBCC family protein, producing MVATLSPRTTITAINETTTTISGGSAAPTQFRFQLDANRLESLIRGAIVTQPHTYSDWGGAVTAWVYIPRDRAQVWHHITHYSRWTEYFPDVTRSEVLGVVAAGVTRKRLYQTAQKSFFLLNLEVEVFLDVIEQPETGDTIAFRLERGSLRDFAADLWLYPYQQGTILSYRVQATPTIPVPSCFIQQAMQMDLPNNLRQMRQVMCRG from the coding sequence ATGGTCGCAACCCTATCCCCCCGTACTACCATCACTGCTATCAACGAAACGACAACGACTATCTCTGGGGGCAGTGCCGCCCCAACTCAATTCCGCTTTCAGCTTGATGCCAACCGTCTGGAGTCCTTGATCCGAGGCGCGATCGTCACCCAGCCCCATACCTACTCTGACTGGGGGGGAGCCGTAACTGCTTGGGTCTATATTCCCCGCGATCGTGCCCAGGTCTGGCACCATATCACTCACTATTCTCGGTGGACCGAATACTTTCCCGACGTAACCCGCAGTGAGGTGTTGGGCGTGGTCGCAGCCGGGGTTACCCGGAAGCGGCTTTATCAGACGGCCCAAAAATCCTTTTTCCTATTAAATCTTGAGGTGGAAGTGTTCCTGGACGTGATCGAACAACCGGAGACGGGAGATACGATTGCGTTCCGCTTAGAGCGAGGGAGTTTGCGGGACTTTGCCGCAGATCTTTGGTTATATCCCTATCAACAAGGAACGATCCTGAGCTATCGGGTCCAGGCAACGCCGACCATTCCGGTACCCAGTTGCTTTATTCAACAAGCGATGCAGATGGATCTGCCTAATAACCTGCGTCAGATGCGCCAGGTGATGTGTCGGGGGTAA
- a CDS encoding ABC transporter permease yields the protein MTTPLVTRNASLRTIVQTAITFLTSDTALYVGKRLLQALFTLLLASALSFFIIQLAPGDYVDTLRQNPQISQARLEELQRQFGLDRPWPEQYGRWLWQIIRYGNFGESFVYERSVASLLWERMGATLLLAVSSLIVTWAIAIPLGIIGAVKQDQWVDRGLRVLSYLGQGLPSFVTALLLLVLAQNTSPLFPVGDMTSTFHDDLSPLGKVLDIGWHMILPTIALSITSFAGLQRITRGELLDVLRQDYIQTARAKGLPEHRVIYGHALRNAINPLITLLGFEFASLLSGAFITEYFFNWPGLGRLILQAVFNQDVYLVMASLMMGAVMLIVGNLLADLLLRAVDPRIQFTQDALR from the coding sequence ATGACCACTCCCCTCGTCACCCGTAACGCTTCCCTGCGCACGATCGTCCAAACCGCGATCACCTTCCTTACCAGTGACACTGCCCTCTACGTGGGCAAGCGCCTCTTGCAAGCCCTGTTCACCCTGCTCCTCGCGTCGGCCCTCAGCTTTTTTATTATTCAACTGGCTCCCGGCGATTATGTAGATACCCTGCGCCAAAACCCCCAGATCTCCCAGGCTCGTCTCGAAGAATTACAACGCCAATTTGGCCTCGATCGCCCCTGGCCGGAGCAATATGGCCGTTGGCTGTGGCAAATTATCCGCTATGGTAACTTTGGTGAAAGTTTCGTCTATGAGCGATCGGTGGCCTCGTTACTCTGGGAACGGATGGGCGCAACCCTACTGTTGGCCGTGTCTTCATTGATTGTGACCTGGGCGATCGCGATTCCCCTGGGGATTATTGGTGCCGTGAAACAGGATCAATGGGTCGATCGTGGCCTCCGGGTTCTGAGTTACCTGGGGCAAGGTTTACCCAGCTTTGTCACCGCCCTGTTGTTGCTCGTCCTGGCTCAAAATACCTCGCCCCTGTTCCCCGTGGGGGATATGACCAGCACCTTTCATGACGATCTGTCGCCTCTAGGGAAAGTGTTGGATATTGGCTGGCACATGATTTTACCGACGATCGCCTTGAGCATCACCAGCTTTGCGGGCCTCCAGCGCATCACCCGTGGGGAACTCCTGGATGTGCTGCGCCAAGATTATATTCAAACGGCACGGGCCAAGGGCTTACCAGAACACCGGGTTATCTACGGCCATGCCCTGCGTAATGCCATTAATCCCCTAATTACCCTACTGGGGTTTGAGTTTGCCAGCCTCTTGAGCGGCGCCTTTATTACAGAATACTTTTTCAACTGGCCGGGTCTCGGTCGGTTGATTCTACAAGCCGTCTTCAACCAGGATGTTTATTTGGTGATGGCCAGTCTGATGATGGGGGCGGTGATGTTGATCGTGGGTAACCTGTTGGCCGATCTACTACTACGGGCCGTCGATCCACGCATCCAGTTTACTCAAGATGCCCTGCGTTAA
- a CDS encoding mannose-1-phosphate guanyltransferase yields the protein MRAVLMAGGSGTRLRPLTCDLPKPMVPILNRPIAEHIINLLKRHHITEVIATLHYLPDALQDYFQDGSEFGVRITYAVEEDQPLGTAGCVKNIAELLDDTFLVISGDCITDFDLQAAIDYHRHKQSQATLILTRVSNPLEFGAVITDPKTGQIQRFLEKPSASEVFSDTVNTGIYILEPKVLEYLPTYQECDFSKDLFPLMLAKGEPMYGYIAQGYWCDVGHLEAYRQAQFDALHGRAHLTFAYYERSPGLWVGQNTTIDPLAQIETPVLIGSNCRIGPRVHIDAGTVIGDNVTIHADATLKRPVIWSGCVIGEEANLRACVIARGTRIDRRAQVLEGAVVGALSSIGEEAQISPMVRVWPSKRIDSGAIVNLNLIWGSTARRNLFGQRGVSGLANIDITPEFAVKLGAAYGSTLRQGAHVTVSRDQRSISRMVSRSLIAGLMSVGVHIHNLQATALPLARSVVPTLAAVGGIHVRIHPDRPDHILIEFFDHKGINITKAKEKKIEGAFFKEDMRRAQIHEIGNMVYPTQVIELYSQGFERNLNVEAIQRGRSKIVIDYAYAVSGAVLPQLLAKFGCDAVVLNASLHQTGPTHTEREALLNQLGHVVEALKASFGVQMAANGEQLVLVDEMGIAIRGETLTALMVNMVLTQHPRGTVVVPVHASSAIEQIAYRHGGHVIRTKANPTALMEACQTNPNVVLGGSGEMGFIFPQLHPGFDAMFCVAKLVEMLSLQEQNGIGGGPRALGQMRADLPNVYHKSYTVRCPWGAKGTLMRYLVETHPAADIELIDGVKIFSPNRDSWILVLPDAGEPLVHLFANSADRHWVDEILREYRARVQEFVDAEQGITEVREMIEL from the coding sequence ATGCGAGCAGTACTCATGGCCGGTGGTTCAGGTACCCGGTTGCGGCCCTTGACCTGTGATTTGCCCAAGCCAATGGTGCCGATCCTGAATCGCCCGATCGCCGAGCATATTATCAACCTGCTCAAACGCCACCACATCACAGAAGTAATTGCAACCCTCCATTACCTGCCCGATGCCCTCCAGGATTATTTCCAGGATGGGAGTGAATTTGGGGTGCGTATCACCTACGCCGTGGAGGAAGATCAACCTCTGGGCACGGCGGGGTGTGTGAAGAACATTGCAGAGTTGCTAGATGATACGTTTCTGGTGATTAGTGGCGATTGCATTACGGATTTTGATTTGCAGGCCGCGATCGACTACCATCGCCATAAACAGTCGCAAGCTACATTGATTCTTACGCGTGTCTCTAATCCGTTGGAGTTTGGAGCAGTCATCACCGATCCCAAAACAGGGCAAATCCAACGGTTTCTCGAGAAACCCTCCGCCAGTGAAGTTTTTTCTGATACGGTCAATACAGGCATTTATATCCTGGAACCCAAAGTACTGGAATATTTGCCGACATACCAGGAGTGTGATTTTTCTAAAGATTTGTTTCCCCTGATGTTAGCCAAGGGGGAACCCATGTATGGCTATATTGCCCAAGGTTATTGGTGTGATGTGGGGCATTTGGAAGCCTATCGGCAGGCCCAGTTTGATGCACTGCATGGGCGGGCACATTTGACCTTTGCCTACTACGAGCGATCGCCCGGTCTCTGGGTAGGTCAAAATACGACGATCGATCCCCTCGCCCAAATTGAAACCCCGGTTTTAATTGGCAGCAACTGCCGGATTGGACCGCGAGTTCACATTGATGCGGGTACTGTGATTGGCGATAACGTGACCATCCATGCCGATGCTACGCTCAAGCGTCCGGTGATCTGGAGTGGGTGTGTGATTGGGGAAGAGGCGAATTTGCGAGCCTGTGTAATTGCCAGGGGCACACGCATCGATCGCCGTGCCCAGGTGTTGGAGGGGGCAGTGGTGGGGGCGCTGTCGTCGATCGGCGAAGAGGCCCAGATTAGCCCAATGGTGCGGGTGTGGCCGAGTAAGCGCATTGACTCCGGCGCGATCGTTAACCTGAATCTGATCTGGGGCAGTACGGCCCGTCGCAACCTCTTTGGTCAACGCGGCGTCAGTGGGCTAGCGAATATCGACATCACACCGGAATTTGCGGTCAAGTTGGGGGCTGCCTACGGATCGACGCTGCGCCAGGGTGCCCATGTGACAGTCTCACGCGACCAGCGCAGTATTTCCCGCATGGTATCGCGATCGCTGATCGCGGGCCTGATGTCGGTGGGGGTTCATATTCACAACCTCCAGGCGACGGCCTTACCCCTCGCGCGATCGGTCGTCCCCACGTTGGCAGCGGTCGGGGGGATTCATGTGCGCATTCATCCTGATCGTCCAGATCATATTCTGATTGAATTTTTCGATCACAAAGGCATTAACATCACCAAGGCGAAGGAGAAAAAGATTGAAGGGGCCTTTTTTAAGGAAGATATGCGCCGTGCCCAGATCCATGAAATTGGCAACATGGTGTATCCCACCCAGGTGATCGAGCTTTACAGTCAGGGGTTTGAGCGCAATCTCAATGTAGAGGCGATTCAGCGGGGGCGATCGAAAATTGTAATTGACTACGCCTACGCCGTCTCCGGGGCCGTCTTACCCCAACTCCTAGCGAAATTTGGCTGTGATGCTGTCGTCCTTAACGCCAGCCTGCATCAGACGGGACCCACCCACACGGAACGGGAAGCCCTGCTCAATCAATTGGGTCACGTGGTTGAGGCACTGAAGGCCAGCTTTGGGGTCCAGATGGCAGCCAATGGTGAACAGTTGGTCTTGGTGGACGAGATGGGCATCGCCATTCGCGGCGAAACCCTGACGGCCCTGATGGTGAATATGGTCCTGACCCAGCATCCGCGTGGGACGGTGGTGGTGCCGGTTCATGCCTCTAGCGCGATCGAGCAAATCGCCTATCGTCACGGCGGCCATGTCATTCGGACCAAGGCCAACCCGACAGCCTTGATGGAAGCCTGCCAAACGAATCCCAATGTCGTCCTGGGGGGCAGCGGTGAAATGGGTTTTATTTTCCCCCAATTACACCCCGGCTTTGATGCCATGTTCTGTGTGGCAAAATTGGTGGAAATGTTGTCTTTACAAGAACAAAATGGGATAGGCGGCGGCCCTCGTGCCCTAGGGCAAATGCGAGCCGACTTACCCAACGTGTATCACAAGAGTTATACCGTTCGGTGTCCCTGGGGCGCCAAGGGAACACTGATGCGCTACCTGGTGGAAACCCATCCGGCAGCAGACATTGAACTCATCGATGGGGTAAAAATCTTTAGCCCGAATCGGGACAGTTGGATTTTAGTCTTGCCCGATGCGGGGGAACCGCTGGTGCATTTGTTCGCGAACAGTGCCGATCGCCATTGGGTGGATGAGATCCTGCGGGAGTATCGGGCACGGGTGCAGGAATTTGTGGATGCGGAACAGGGCATTACGGAAGTGCGGGAAATGATCGAACTTTAA
- a CDS encoding universal stress protein codes for MFKKILIGLDNSATSQLIFERGLELAKLCNAGLMLLHVLPPFGEDYPPPVYPEPDSIYSAAHTEALKNYMKQWQTIEETGLDYLRAQTDKATALGIPTEFSQNVGDPGQLICKIAKSWKADLIIIGRRGRSGLSELLLGSVSNYVLHHAPCSVLTIQGQ; via the coding sequence ATGTTTAAGAAAATCCTCATTGGTCTAGATAATTCTGCTACCAGCCAGCTTATTTTTGAGCGGGGCCTAGAGTTGGCTAAACTCTGCAATGCTGGTCTGATGCTGCTCCATGTTCTGCCACCGTTTGGCGAAGATTATCCCCCCCCGGTCTATCCAGAACCTGATAGCATTTACTCCGCAGCACACACCGAAGCGCTGAAGAACTATATGAAGCAATGGCAAACGATCGAGGAAACGGGCCTGGATTACCTGCGTGCCCAAACGGACAAAGCCACAGCCTTGGGCATTCCCACTGAGTTTAGCCAAAATGTGGGCGATCCAGGCCAATTGATCTGCAAGATTGCTAAAAGTTGGAAGGCTGATCTGATTATCATCGGGCGACGGGGGCGATCGGGATTAAGTGAACTGCTGCTGGGGAGTGTCAGTAACTATGTGCTGCACCACGCCCCCTGTTCGGTCTTGACTATCCAAGGTCAGTAA
- a CDS encoding Uma2 family endonuclease: MLQAVPELMTLEAFLNWYPDGYGRYELWNGVVITMQPTGTHEQVGGFLGMKLGVEIDRLALPYLIPRQVIVKPLDTDKSGYNPDVIILDQAVLSEEPLWKQRSTITQGKSVRVVIEVVSTNWRDDYGHKFIDYEALGIPEYWIVDYLGLGGSRYIGSPKEPTLSVYQLVNGEYQGQLFRGSDRILSVAFPELNLTAEQVFAAGI, translated from the coding sequence ATGTTGCAAGCGGTTCCTGAATTAATGACCCTAGAGGCGTTTCTCAACTGGTATCCCGATGGGTATGGTCGTTATGAATTGTGGAATGGGGTTGTGATTACTATGCAGCCAACCGGAACCCATGAGCAGGTGGGTGGTTTTTTGGGCATGAAGCTAGGGGTTGAAATTGATCGCTTGGCGCTGCCTTATTTGATTCCCAGGCAGGTGATCGTCAAGCCGCTTGACACTGATAAGTCGGGCTACAATCCGGATGTGATTATTCTGGATCAGGCGGTGTTGAGTGAGGAACCCCTCTGGAAGCAACGTTCCACAATTACTCAGGGTAAATCAGTCCGGGTCGTGATTGAAGTGGTCAGTACGAACTGGCGTGATGACTATGGTCACAAGTTTATTGACTATGAAGCCTTGGGAATTCCTGAATACTGGATTGTCGATTACTTGGGTCTAGGAGGTAGTCGCTATATTGGTTCCCCTAAAGAACCCACCCTTTCGGTTTATCAACTTGTGAATGGCGAGTATCAGGGGCAGCTATTTCGAGGCAGCGATCGCATTCTCTCCGTCGCTTTTCCAGAGTTAAATTTGACAGCAGAACAGGTCTTTGCCGCGGGGATATAA
- a CDS encoding dienelactone hydrolase family protein, translated as MSDPSLHTESVTVPNGDLAIQAYLAYPQMGGPFPAVIVLQEVFGVNAHIRQVTERIAQAGYVAIAPALFQRTAPGFEVGYSEAELAEGRHHKNQTRASQLLSDIQATIAYLQAQPWVKPGGMGCVGFCFGGHVAYLAATLPAIRATASCYGAGIATMTPGDEGPPTITRTPDIHGTIYVFLGMDDPLIPAAAVDAIAAALQAHQVDHRIFRFAGAGHGFCCDQRPDYRPEVAAQTWEAIFALFAEKLG; from the coding sequence ATGTCTGATCCGTCTCTCCATACTGAATCTGTAACCGTTCCCAATGGGGACCTAGCGATTCAAGCCTATCTGGCCTATCCCCAGATGGGAGGGCCTTTCCCGGCAGTGATCGTTTTACAGGAAGTGTTTGGGGTAAACGCCCACATTCGTCAGGTAACGGAGCGGATCGCCCAAGCTGGGTATGTCGCGATCGCCCCTGCGCTGTTCCAACGCACCGCTCCCGGCTTTGAGGTGGGCTACAGCGAGGCAGAGTTAGCCGAAGGACGACACCACAAAAACCAGACGCGGGCATCACAACTGTTAAGCGATATTCAAGCCACTATTGCCTATCTACAGGCACAGCCCTGGGTTAAACCGGGGGGCATGGGGTGTGTTGGCTTTTGTTTTGGGGGCCATGTGGCCTACCTGGCAGCAACCCTCCCGGCAATTCGGGCCACCGCTTCCTGTTATGGTGCAGGCATTGCCACGATGACGCCTGGTGATGAGGGACCGCCCACAATCACGCGCACGCCCGACATCCACGGGACGATTTATGTTTTTTTGGGGATGGATGATCCGCTGATTCCGGCGGCGGCGGTCGACGCGATCGCGGCTGCCCTCCAAGCTCACCAGGTAGACCATCGGATCTTTCGGTTTGCCGGCGCGGGGCATGGCTTTTGCTGCGATCAACGGCCCGACTACCGACCTGAAGTCGCCGCCCAAACTTGGGAGGCTATTTTTGCCCTCTTCGCTGAGAAATTGGGCTAG